The Arcobacter arenosus genome has a window encoding:
- a CDS encoding undecaprenyl-diphosphate phosphatase, which yields MTFFDSIILGIIEGITEFLPISSTGHLIVASEFLGIDQTNVNKAYEVIIQFAAILAVILNYPSKFTFKHIDLWTKVLIAFLPIAAIGFLFSKQVKAMFSLEIVAIMFIVGGIVFLIVEKFYDESKHTTSDVEDVSYKQSLYIGLAQIFALIPGTSRAGSSIIGAMLVGLNRKASAEFSFLLAFPVMCATTGYDLLKHHNELLTGANFLNLAIGFIVSFIVAFLAIKVFLKFLENFTFVAFGIYRIIFGILLLTFA from the coding sequence ATGACATTTTTTGATTCAATTATATTAGGAATTATCGAAGGTATTACTGAATTTTTACCAATTTCATCAACTGGACATTTGATTGTAGCAAGTGAATTTCTAGGAATTGATCAAACCAATGTAAATAAAGCCTACGAAGTAATTATTCAATTTGCTGCTATATTAGCAGTAATATTAAATTACCCATCAAAATTTACTTTTAAACATATAGATCTTTGGACAAAAGTATTAATTGCCTTTTTACCAATTGCTGCCATTGGATTTCTTTTTTCAAAACAAGTAAAAGCTATGTTTTCCCTTGAAATAGTTGCTATTATGTTTATAGTTGGGGGAATAGTATTTTTAATAGTTGAAAAGTTTTATGATGAATCAAAACACACAACAAGTGATGTAGAAGATGTAAGCTACAAACAGTCTTTATATATTGGTCTTGCTCAAATTTTTGCATTAATACCTGGGACATCAAGAGCTGGCTCATCAATAATTGGAGCAATGTTGGTAGGTCTTAATAGAAAAGCAAGTGCTGAATTTAGTTTCTTACTTGCTTTCCCTGTAATGTGTGCAACAACAGGGTATGATTTATTAAAACATCATAATGAATTATTAACAGGTGCAAATTTTTTAAATCTTGCAATTGGATTCATAGTCTCTTTTATAGTTGCATTTTTAGCTATCAAAGTTTTCCTGAAATTTTTAGAAAACTTTACTTTTGTAGCCTTTGGAATATATAGAATAATATTTGGTATTCTTCTTTTAACTTTTGCTTAG
- a CDS encoding MoaD/ThiS family protein: MVTVEFLGPINKEPMKVEIKNLAELSEILKSDSEVSTWLETCAVAVNDTMVSSKDIPLTDGDKVSLLPPVCGG, from the coding sequence TTGGTAACTGTAGAATTTTTAGGACCAATTAATAAAGAACCTATGAAAGTAGAGATAAAAAACTTAGCTGAGTTAAGTGAAATATTAAAAAGTGATAGTGAAGTTTCAACATGGTTAGAAACTTGTGCGGTAGCTGTTAATGATACCATGGTTTCATCAAAAGATATTCCTCTAACTGATGGAGATAAAGTATCTTTACTTCCTCCTGTATGTGGTGGATGA
- a CDS encoding UDP-N-acetylglucosamine--N-acetylmuramyl-(pentapeptide) pyrophosphoryl-undecaprenol N-acetylglucosamine transferase, with the protein MRVVITGGGTGGHLKVADSLIEEYSNRGIKPIFIGSVNGQDKQWFENDKRLKKAFFLDTKGVVNKKGFGKIKSLFAILKAMNKCFDIFDKYDVGTVISVGGFSAAPATFASIFTFGCKLYIHEQNSVMGRLNQITSKFASEVFSSFDPNSVVKDYPVSSEFFDNARIRDQFRTIIFLGGSQGAHAINNFALKTASKLNSMGIKIIHQTGSSDFERVQEEYKKLGIQADVFAFTKELSKKMNEADFAVSRAGASTLWELCANSLPTLFVPYPYAAKDHQYTNAKFLEEKDLCYICRENDLSEDFLMEVLKKDNFKLSKRLVDSIHCNGVESIVHYILSKS; encoded by the coding sequence ATGAGAGTTGTTATAACAGGTGGTGGAACTGGAGGGCATCTTAAAGTTGCTGACTCATTAATTGAAGAGTATTCAAATAGAGGAATAAAACCGATTTTTATTGGTTCAGTAAATGGACAAGATAAACAATGGTTTGAAAATGATAAAAGATTAAAAAAAGCATTTTTTTTAGATACAAAGGGTGTTGTCAATAAAAAAGGTTTTGGAAAAATAAAATCACTCTTTGCTATTTTAAAAGCAATGAATAAATGTTTCGATATTTTTGATAAATATGATGTTGGAACTGTTATTTCAGTTGGTGGCTTTTCAGCAGCTCCTGCAACTTTTGCTTCTATTTTTACATTTGGATGTAAACTTTATATACATGAACAAAATTCAGTAATGGGAAGATTAAATCAAATAACTTCAAAGTTTGCAAGCGAAGTTTTTTCATCTTTTGACCCTAATTCAGTAGTAAAAGATTATCCTGTTTCAAGTGAGTTTTTTGATAATGCTAGAATTAGAGACCAATTTAGAACTATAATATTTTTAGGTGGTTCACAGGGTGCACATGCAATTAATAATTTTGCTTTAAAAACGGCATCAAAACTTAATAGTATGGGAATAAAGATAATTCATCAAACAGGAAGTAGTGATTTTGAAAGAGTTCAAGAGGAGTATAAAAAACTAGGAATTCAAGCAGATGTTTTTGCTTTTACAAAAGAACTTTCAAAAAAAATGAATGAAGCAGATTTTGCAGTAAGTAGGGCAGGGGCTTCAACCTTATGGGAATTATGTGCAAACTCTTTGCCAACTTTATTTGTACCTTATCCATATGCAGCAAAAGATCATCAATATACTAATGCAAAGTTTTTAGAAGAAAAAGACTTATGTTATATTTGTAGAGAAAATGATTTGAGTGAAGATTTTTTAATGGAAGTATTGAAAAAAGATAATTTCAAACTTAGTAAAAGGTTAGTAGACTCAATCCATTGTAATGGAGTTGAGTCAATTGTTCATTATATACTAAGCAAAAGTTAA
- a CDS encoding FtsW/RodA/SpoVE family cell cycle protein: protein MHSNKNQIKNKINKVKLHEADYVLFLLVSSLIITSIIFSYSLTVYTVEYYGYNQFHFFIRQFFVGTLSIFIMWGFSLINPDKIVNKVGMGLFILFFILMSIMPVLPSSLVTASGGANRWIRLPGFSLSPVEFFKIGFIYFLSWSFHRRLIEVPRRIGLKQEMRLLAPYFLTFLLVVFIVAFLQKDFGQVALLGGILFILLIFANRSYKVFVSLGVVGVVGFIGLIVAAPHRIQRIYSWWAMVQDKILSILPDWAGNYLRIDELPEPYQVSHSLNAIHNGGIFGQGLGLGDLKLGFLSEVHTDFVLAGITEEVGLLGLSVIVSIMFLIVLRIFKISRRVDNKIYHLFTIGIALMIIIAFLINSYGISGMIPIKGIAVPLLSYGGSSMLSMAIAIGLVLSISKSVNLKEKVDK, encoded by the coding sequence ATGCATTCTAACAAAAATCAAATTAAAAATAAGATTAATAAAGTGAAGTTACACGAAGCAGATTATGTACTTTTTTTGCTTGTATCATCACTTATAATTACTAGTATAATATTTTCCTATTCTCTTACAGTTTATACTGTAGAATATTATGGATATAATCAATTTCATTTTTTTATAAGACAATTTTTTGTTGGTACCTTATCTATTTTTATAATGTGGGGATTTTCTTTAATTAATCCAGATAAAATTGTAAATAAAGTGGGTATGGGATTATTTATTTTATTTTTTATTCTTATGTCAATAATGCCAGTTCTACCTAGTTCATTAGTAACTGCTTCAGGTGGTGCAAATAGATGGATTAGATTACCTGGATTTTCTCTTTCCCCTGTTGAGTTTTTTAAAATAGGTTTTATATATTTTTTATCTTGGTCTTTTCATAGAAGATTAATTGAGGTTCCAAGACGTATAGGTTTAAAACAAGAGATGCGTTTACTTGCACCTTATTTTCTTACTTTTTTATTAGTAGTATTTATAGTTGCTTTTTTACAAAAAGATTTTGGACAAGTTGCCTTATTGGGTGGAATTTTATTTATATTATTAATTTTTGCAAATAGAAGTTATAAAGTTTTTGTTTCTTTAGGTGTTGTTGGTGTTGTTGGATTTATTGGTTTAATTGTAGCCGCACCCCATAGGATACAAAGAATCTATTCTTGGTGGGCAATGGTTCAAGATAAGATTCTATCTATTTTACCAGATTGGGCAGGTAATTATTTAAGAATTGATGAATTACCTGAACCCTATCAAGTTTCCCATTCCTTAAATGCAATACACAACGGTGGGATTTTTGGACAAGGTTTAGGATTGGGAGATTTAAAACTTGGGTTTTTAAGTGAAGTACATACTGACTTTGTATTAGCTGGGATCACTGAAGAGGTTGGTTTATTAGGTTTATCCGTTATTGTTTCAATTATGTTTTTAATTGTATTAAGGATTTTTAAAATAAGTAGAAGAGTTGATAATAAGATTTATCATCTATTTACAATTGGAATTGCTTTAATGATAATAATTGCATTTTTAATAAATTCATATGGTATTTCAGGAATGATTCCAATTAAGGGTATAGCAGTACCACTTTTAAGTTATGGAGGTTCATCAATGCTCTCTATGGCGATTGCAATTGGACTTGTATTATCAATAAGTAAGTCTGTAAATTTGAAGGAAAAGGTTGATAAATAA
- a CDS encoding MqnA/MqnD/SBP family protein: MIFAKIDFINLLPFHIYIKKRIQSSQVKSIIQYKKSYPSYINKKFKTRKVDSAFISSIASRGERRLDLGIIARKDVQSVIVVPGKKKDDYQSETSNALAKILKLEGEVLIGDKALKFFHDNPDVEIIDMAKAWQDKYNLPFVFATLCYCRNKKILEKIIRNFNKKHIKIPQYILEHYSKRSGVSKKHILEYLKRIDYDIGIKEKRALKKFLYLAKKEGI; the protein is encoded by the coding sequence ATGATATTTGCTAAAATAGATTTCATAAACCTTTTACCTTTTCATATATATATTAAGAAAAGGATTCAATCAAGCCAAGTAAAATCAATAATTCAGTATAAAAAATCTTACCCCTCATATATAAATAAAAAGTTTAAAACTAGAAAAGTTGATTCTGCATTTATCTCATCAATTGCGTCAAGGGGAGAAAGAAGATTAGACTTAGGAATTATTGCAAGAAAAGATGTTCAATCAGTAATAGTAGTACCGGGAAAGAAAAAAGATGATTACCAAAGTGAAACATCAAATGCCTTAGCAAAGATTTTAAAACTTGAGGGTGAAGTTTTAATTGGAGATAAAGCATTAAAATTTTTTCATGATAATCCAGATGTTGAAATAATAGACATGGCTAAGGCATGGCAAGACAAATATAATCTACCTTTTGTTTTTGCAACGCTTTGTTACTGTAGAAATAAAAAAATACTAGAAAAAATTATTCGTAACTTTAATAAAAAACATATTAAAATTCCGCAATATATTTTAGAGCATTATTCAAAACGTTCAGGTGTTTCAAAAAAACATATTCTAGAATACTTAAAAAGAATAGACTATGATATAGGTATAAAAGAGAAAAGAGCACTAAAGAAGTTTTTATATTTAGCTAAAAAAGAAGGAATTTAA
- a CDS encoding molybdopterin synthase catalytic subunit, whose protein sequence is MEDKLILCDGPLDVNKINSQWFDEFKDSNFGAIITFNGVVRDENGIDGLSFDIYEPILKSWFDSWQKKANEKNAIVLMAHSRGDVLNHESSYIAAVCSPKRRVALEMIDEFVEDFKAKAPIWKYDIIDGKRVYAKDRSTAISGAGLLN, encoded by the coding sequence ATGGAAGATAAGCTAATTCTTTGTGATGGCCCACTTGATGTAAATAAGATAAATTCGCAATGGTTTGATGAATTTAAAGATTCTAATTTCGGTGCAATAATTACTTTTAATGGTGTAGTAAGAGATGAAAATGGAATTGATGGTCTAAGTTTTGATATTTATGAACCAATATTAAAATCTTGGTTTGATTCATGGCAAAAAAAAGCTAATGAAAAAAATGCAATAGTTTTAATGGCTCACAGTCGTGGGGATGTTTTAAACCATGAAAGTTCATATATAGCTGCTGTTTGTAGTCCAAAAAGAAGAGTTGCTTTAGAGATGATTGATGAGTTTGTTGAAGATTTTAAAGCAAAAGCTCCCATATGGAAGTATGACATCATTGATGGAAAAAGAGTTTATGCAAAAGATAGAAGTACAGCAATTAGTGGCGCAGGCTTATTAAACTAA